A genomic window from Acidobacteriota bacterium includes:
- a CDS encoding class I SAM-dependent methyltransferase produces MDPFASFKAIQRQSWACFAPLEVWTTPPAATLVDHARIRAGQRVLDVGCGTGVVAVTAARRGAAVTGLDLTPELLARARENAAIANVTVDWHEGDVEALPFEDAGFDVVTSQFGHMFAPRPEIAIAEMLRVLAPGGTIAFSTWPPELFVGRMFALVGRYAPPPPPGVAPPPQWGDVNVIRERLGSRVRDLVFDRATMVVPCLTPAHNRAVVERTAGPVLKLVESLGTTDPAKLDAFRHEYDALAAEYYADNVLRQGFLMTRGIKS; encoded by the coding sequence ATGGATCCGTTTGCCAGCTTCAAAGCGATCCAGCGTCAGAGCTGGGCCTGCTTCGCACCGCTCGAGGTCTGGACCACGCCGCCGGCCGCCACGCTCGTGGACCACGCGCGCATTCGGGCCGGCCAGCGGGTGCTCGACGTCGGCTGCGGCACCGGCGTCGTCGCGGTCACGGCCGCGCGGCGGGGGGCTGCCGTGACCGGCCTCGACCTGACGCCCGAGCTGCTGGCGCGCGCGCGGGAGAATGCGGCCATCGCGAACGTGACGGTGGACTGGCACGAAGGCGACGTCGAGGCGCTGCCGTTCGAGGATGCCGGCTTCGACGTCGTGACGAGCCAGTTCGGCCACATGTTCGCGCCTCGGCCGGAGATCGCGATCGCCGAGATGCTCCGCGTGCTCGCGCCGGGCGGCACGATCGCGTTCTCGACGTGGCCGCCCGAACTGTTCGTCGGCCGCATGTTCGCCCTCGTCGGCCGGTACGCGCCGCCCCCGCCGCCCGGCGTCGCGCCGCCGCCACAGTGGGGCGACGTCAACGTTATCCGCGAACGGCTCGGCAGTCGCGTCCGCGACCTCGTGTTCGACCGTGCCACCATGGTGGTGCCGTGCCTGACCCCTGCGCACAACCGGGCCGTCGTCGAGAGAACGGCCGGTCCCGTGCTGAAGCTCGTCGAGTCGCTCGGCACGACCGATCCGGCCAAACTCGACGCCTTCCGGCACGAGTACGATGCGCTCGCCGCGGAGTACTACGCCGACAACGTCCTCCGTCAGGGCTTCCTGATGACCAGGGGAATCAAGAGCTAG
- a CDS encoding PadR family transcriptional regulator: MPRRSDRTQLLQGTLDLLILRTLLFGPVHGRAIATHIQRTTDDVLQVEHGSLYPALHRLERRGLVAGTWEKRERNRELKYYRLTAAGRRHLAREESRWARLVAAIARVAAAARGGAE, from the coding sequence ATGCCACGACGTTCCGACCGGACCCAGTTGCTCCAAGGCACGCTCGACCTCCTGATCCTGCGCACGCTGCTCTTCGGCCCGGTGCACGGCCGGGCCATCGCGACGCACATCCAGCGGACGACCGACGACGTGCTGCAGGTCGAGCACGGATCGCTGTACCCCGCGCTGCATCGGCTGGAGCGGCGCGGCCTCGTCGCGGGCACGTGGGAAAAGCGCGAGCGCAACCGCGAGCTCAAGTACTACCGGCTCACCGCCGCCGGGCGCCGCCACCTCGCACGCGAGGAATCGCGCTGGGCCCGGCTCGTCGCCGCGATCGCCCGGGTCGCGGCGGCAGCCCGCGGAGGCGCCGAATGA
- a CDS encoding ABC transporter permease: MTVRAPWRRRRAGRTPAPDDVARELQSHLELEIEAQRDEGLSEADATRAAYRTFGNPTRVREDIRDEARWTWADDLARDVGSGVRHLTSQPIFTTVAALSLALGIGANIAVFNVSSSLLRRVLPVAAPDELVTVTEERDGNFSYPAYVALRQHVEGMADLVAASSVINVNVDAAGSVEPLDVKLVSGNYFSVLRVPPASGRIMDSADEQRAVAVISQAWWTRRFARSPDVVGKVVTIAGVPFTVIGVAPSWFTGETVGEAPDVWASVVLRPAAIRNEPGFTWLYVMGRISPPATREQLAAAMAAGGRTISRGDSVGLRIAAEPGARGLSRTRTHWAAPLTVLTVIVGLVLLVTCVNLAVLLLTRSAARRGDIAVRLSLGATRERILRALMIEHLLLGLLGGAAGLAVGLVGSQLLVTMAADVQPLSLDVQLRASTVWFTLGTSIAAVLLFGGIPAWRASRESAVALISRDSRWIVGRSGGWHAREGFIVFQLAVSFVLVAAGTVFVQTLRNLQAEDLGFDADRVLALQFVPDQGYRPPPDFLSRVLGAVSALPGVEIATVATAGPLSEQGGGVNGLQVPGFTANGPEDLRARADWVGPGYFKTSGIRLVTGRDFSAADDANRQPVAIVNETWARYYFGTTAVIGRRFWFNKKEYEIAGVAQDTKYTDLRAPIQRFVYFALLQGGSANRLFVRAAVPPATLAAAARRAVATVDRRVSVRDVVTMAEVVDRRLARERLLARLAGVFGGLTLLLVSIGIYGTVAQVTTERATEIGLRLALGATRTLVTWQVLRRIVVMLAAGLALGAIGVYGAGPLVATLLYGISPVSVTTMVVTIAVLGGVALAAGWLPAVQASRFDLAAILRR; encoded by the coding sequence ATGACCGTGCGCGCGCCCTGGCGCCGACGGCGCGCCGGCCGCACGCCAGCGCCCGACGACGTCGCCCGCGAGCTGCAGTCGCACCTGGAGCTCGAGATCGAGGCGCAGCGCGACGAGGGCCTGTCCGAGGCCGACGCCACGCGCGCGGCCTATCGGACGTTCGGCAACCCCACGCGCGTCCGCGAAGACATCCGCGACGAGGCTCGCTGGACCTGGGCCGACGACCTCGCGCGCGACGTCGGGAGCGGCGTCCGCCACCTGACGTCGCAGCCCATCTTCACGACGGTCGCCGCGCTCTCGCTGGCGCTCGGCATCGGCGCCAACATCGCCGTCTTCAACGTCAGCAGTTCGCTGCTGCGCCGCGTGCTGCCGGTAGCGGCGCCCGACGAGCTCGTCACCGTGACGGAGGAGCGCGACGGCAACTTCTCCTATCCCGCCTACGTCGCGCTGCGCCAGCACGTCGAAGGCATGGCGGATCTCGTCGCGGCCTCATCGGTCATCAACGTCAACGTCGACGCCGCCGGCTCGGTCGAGCCGCTCGACGTGAAGCTCGTGTCGGGCAATTACTTCAGCGTCCTGCGCGTGCCGCCCGCCTCGGGCCGCATCATGGATTCCGCCGACGAACAGCGCGCCGTCGCCGTCATCAGCCAGGCCTGGTGGACCCGGCGGTTCGCACGGTCGCCAGACGTGGTGGGCAAGGTGGTGACGATCGCCGGTGTCCCCTTCACGGTGATCGGCGTCGCCCCGAGCTGGTTCACGGGAGAAACGGTCGGTGAAGCTCCCGACGTGTGGGCGTCGGTCGTCCTTCGGCCGGCGGCGATTCGGAACGAGCCGGGCTTCACCTGGCTGTACGTGATGGGCCGCATCTCGCCGCCCGCCACGCGGGAACAGCTCGCGGCGGCGATGGCGGCCGGCGGCCGGACGATCAGTCGCGGCGACAGCGTCGGCCTGCGCATCGCGGCGGAGCCTGGCGCCCGAGGCCTGTCGCGGACGCGCACGCACTGGGCTGCGCCGCTCACCGTGCTGACGGTGATCGTCGGGCTCGTCCTGCTCGTCACGTGCGTGAACCTGGCGGTGCTGCTCCTGACGCGCTCCGCCGCGCGCCGGGGAGACATCGCGGTCCGTCTCTCGCTCGGCGCGACGCGCGAACGCATCCTACGGGCGCTGATGATCGAGCACCTGCTGCTCGGCCTGCTCGGCGGTGCCGCGGGGCTGGCGGTCGGCCTGGTGGGCAGCCAGTTGCTCGTCACGATGGCCGCGGACGTGCAGCCGCTGTCGTTGGACGTGCAGCTTCGCGCCAGCACGGTGTGGTTCACGCTGGGAACCTCGATCGCCGCCGTGCTGCTCTTCGGAGGGATTCCCGCATGGCGGGCCAGCCGAGAGTCCGCCGTGGCGCTGATCTCGCGCGACAGCCGATGGATCGTCGGTCGTTCCGGCGGCTGGCACGCGCGCGAAGGCTTCATCGTCTTTCAGCTCGCCGTGTCGTTCGTCCTGGTCGCCGCCGGCACGGTTTTCGTACAGACGCTGCGAAACCTGCAGGCAGAGGATCTCGGCTTCGACGCGGATCGCGTGCTCGCGCTCCAGTTCGTCCCCGATCAGGGCTACCGGCCGCCTCCAGACTTCCTCTCGCGCGTGCTCGGTGCGGTCTCGGCGCTGCCAGGCGTGGAGATCGCCACGGTCGCGACCGCGGGTCCGCTCTCCGAGCAGGGCGGCGGCGTGAACGGGCTGCAGGTGCCGGGATTCACCGCGAACGGTCCGGAGGATCTGCGGGCGCGAGCCGACTGGGTTGGTCCAGGCTATTTCAAGACATCCGGCATCCGGCTCGTGACCGGGCGGGACTTCTCGGCTGCCGACGACGCGAATCGTCAACCCGTGGCGATCGTGAACGAGACCTGGGCCCGCTACTACTTCGGCACGACGGCCGTCATCGGCCGCCGGTTCTGGTTCAACAAGAAGGAATACGAGATCGCCGGCGTCGCCCAGGACACGAAGTACACGGATCTCCGGGCACCCATCCAGCGGTTCGTGTACTTCGCGTTGCTGCAGGGTGGATCCGCGAACCGCTTGTTCGTCCGGGCCGCCGTGCCGCCGGCGACGCTCGCCGCTGCGGCCCGGCGAGCCGTGGCGACCGTGGACCGCCGCGTCTCGGTGCGCGACGTCGTGACGATGGCCGAGGTGGTGGATCGGCGTCTCGCCCGCGAGCGCCTGCTGGCGCGCTTGGCCGGCGTGTTCGGCGGCCTCACGCTCCTGCTGGTGTCGATCGGCATCTACGGCACCGTGGCCCAGGTCACGACCGAGCGCGCGACGGAGATCGGCCTGCGCCTCGCGCTCGGCGCGACGCGCACGCTCGTCACCTGGCAGGTGCTCCGCCGCATCGTCGTCATGCTCGCCGCGGGGCTGGCGCTCGGCGCGATCGGCGTGTACGGCGCCGGCCCGCTCGTGGCCACGCTGCTGTACGGCATCAGTCCGGTCAGCGTCACGACGATGGTCGTGACGATCGCGGTGCTGGGCGGCGTCGCGCTTGCCGCCGGCTGGCTGCCGGCGGTCCAGGCCTCGCGGTTCGACCTGGCAGCGATCCTGAGACGCTGA
- a CDS encoding membrane dipeptidase, translated as MLIVDGHLDLAMNALEWNRDLRRPVAEIRAREAGRSDKVDRGHGTVSLPEMRRGGIGLTVATQIARYVKPANRLPGWHSPEQAWAQTQGQLAWYRAMEADGQLAQIADRAGLDRHLAAWPRGDAPADAAIGYVLSLEGADSLVSVGHLERAYAQGVRAVGPAHYGPGTYAQGTDATGGLGVRGRELLREMERLNVILDATHLCDESFWEALDHFRGPIWASHSNCRALVPHNRQFSDDQIKALVDRGAVIGAPLDAWMMVPGWVRATSTPESAGLTLAVMIDHMDHICQIAGNARHIGIGSDLDGAFGIEQTPADLDTIADLARVPDLLRQRGYAEPDVALVAHGNFVRFLRDAWR; from the coding sequence ATGCTCATCGTCGACGGCCACCTCGACCTCGCCATGAACGCGCTCGAGTGGAACCGGGATCTGCGACGCCCGGTCGCCGAGATCCGCGCGCGTGAAGCGGGCCGGAGCGACAAGGTGGACCGCGGCCACGGCACCGTGTCGTTGCCGGAGATGCGCCGGGGCGGCATCGGGCTGACCGTCGCGACGCAAATCGCCCGCTACGTCAAGCCGGCCAATCGCCTGCCGGGCTGGCACAGCCCCGAGCAGGCCTGGGCGCAGACGCAAGGGCAGTTGGCCTGGTATCGCGCGATGGAAGCGGACGGCCAGCTCGCCCAGATCGCCGATCGCGCCGGGCTCGATCGGCATCTCGCGGCGTGGCCACGCGGTGACGCGCCGGCAGACGCTGCGATCGGCTACGTGCTCAGCCTCGAGGGCGCCGACTCGCTCGTCAGCGTCGGTCACCTCGAGCGGGCGTACGCGCAGGGCGTGCGCGCGGTGGGCCCCGCGCACTACGGGCCCGGCACCTACGCGCAGGGCACCGATGCGACAGGCGGCCTGGGCGTGCGCGGCCGCGAGCTGCTCCGCGAAATGGAGCGGCTGAACGTGATCCTCGACGCGACGCACCTCTGCGACGAGAGTTTCTGGGAGGCGCTCGACCACTTCCGCGGGCCGATCTGGGCGAGCCACAGCAACTGCCGCGCGCTCGTGCCCCACAATCGGCAGTTCAGCGACGATCAGATCAAAGCGCTCGTCGATCGCGGCGCGGTGATCGGTGCGCCGCTGGATGCCTGGATGATGGTGCCGGGCTGGGTGCGCGCGACGTCGACGCCCGAGAGCGCGGGCCTGACGCTCGCGGTCATGATCGACCACATGGACCACATCTGCCAGATCGCCGGCAACGCGCGGCACATCGGCATCGGGTCCGATCTCGACGGCGCGTTCGGGATCGAGCAGACGCCCGCCGACCTCGACACGATCGCCGATCTGGCGCGCGTGCCGGACCTGCTGCGCCAGCGCGGCTATGCCGAGCCGGACGTCGCGCTCGTCGCGCACGGGAACTTCGTGAGGTTCCTGCGCGACGCCTGGCGGTAG
- a CDS encoding permease DsdX (member of the Gnt family of gluconate transporters; not involved in gluconate transport; unknown function) has translation MNGHAGLLLFALAAVIGLVLLIARFKMNAFVALILAAVAVGLGAGMPLSAIARAVQDGVGGVLGSVAVVVGLGTILGKMLAESGGARVVSETIARALGERRVHWTMMLVGFVVGIPVFFSVGLVLLMPIAFTIARVTRRPLMVIGIPLMAGLSVVHGLVPPHPGPMVAIEIFKADVGTTIFYSLLIGFPTAVVAGPLIGPFLARRVRAEAAGALADQLSQQGRTDALPGFGVTLVTILLPVLLMLCATIADVTLPPDDGLRRWVDFVGSPVVALLLAVLLSFYTFGVARGYTRDEILKFTNDCVAPIAGILLVVGAGGGFNRVLVESGVGQAIAAVATASHVPVVVLGWLVAALIRIATGSATVAITTAAGIMAPIAAAASGVHVELLVLAMGAGSLIFSHVNDAGFWLVKECFNLTVQDTLRTWTAMETVLSVVALVCIVLLDLIV, from the coding sequence ATGAACGGGCACGCCGGCCTGCTGCTGTTCGCGCTCGCCGCCGTGATCGGCCTGGTGCTGCTGATCGCGCGGTTCAAGATGAACGCGTTCGTCGCGCTCATCCTCGCCGCGGTCGCCGTGGGGCTGGGCGCCGGCATGCCGCTCTCGGCGATTGCGCGCGCGGTGCAGGACGGCGTCGGCGGCGTGCTGGGATCCGTGGCGGTCGTCGTCGGCCTCGGCACGATCCTCGGCAAGATGCTGGCCGAGTCGGGCGGCGCGCGCGTGGTCTCCGAGACCATCGCCCGCGCGCTCGGCGAGCGCCGCGTCCACTGGACGATGATGCTCGTCGGCTTCGTCGTCGGCATCCCGGTGTTCTTCTCGGTCGGGCTCGTGCTGCTGATGCCGATCGCGTTCACGATCGCCCGCGTGACGCGCCGGCCGTTGATGGTCATCGGCATCCCGCTGATGGCGGGGCTGTCGGTCGTTCACGGCCTCGTCCCGCCGCATCCGGGTCCGATGGTCGCGATCGAGATCTTCAAGGCCGACGTCGGCACGACGATCTTCTACTCGCTGCTGATCGGCTTCCCGACGGCCGTCGTCGCCGGGCCGCTCATCGGGCCGTTCCTCGCGCGGCGCGTGCGGGCCGAGGCGGCCGGCGCGCTGGCCGATCAGCTCAGCCAGCAGGGCAGGACGGACGCGCTGCCGGGATTCGGCGTGACGCTCGTCACGATCCTGTTGCCCGTGCTGCTCATGCTGTGCGCCACGATCGCCGACGTGACGCTGCCGCCCGACGACGGGCTCCGGCGATGGGTGGACTTCGTCGGCAGCCCGGTGGTCGCGCTGCTCCTCGCGGTCCTGCTGTCGTTCTACACCTTCGGCGTCGCGCGCGGGTACACGCGCGACGAGATCCTGAAGTTCACCAACGACTGCGTCGCGCCGATCGCCGGCATCCTGCTCGTGGTCGGGGCGGGCGGCGGGTTCAACCGCGTGCTCGTGGAGAGCGGCGTGGGTCAGGCGATCGCCGCCGTCGCGACGGCCTCGCACGTGCCCGTCGTCGTGCTCGGCTGGCTCGTGGCCGCGCTGATCCGCATCGCCACCGGCTCGGCGACCGTGGCGATCACGACGGCGGCCGGCATCATGGCGCCGATCGCCGCCGCCGCGTCCGGCGTCCACGTCGAGCTGCTGGTGCTGGCGATGGGCGCCGGCTCGCTCATCTTCTCGCACGTGAACGACGCCGGCTTCTGGCTCGTGAAAGAATGCTTCAACCTGACCGTGCAGGACACGCTCAGGACGTGGACGGCGATGGAGACCGTCCTGTCCGTGGTCGCGCTCGTGTGCATCGTCCTGCTGGATCTGATCGTCTGA
- a CDS encoding D-TA family PLP-dependent enzyme, with amino-acid sequence MPRPWYAMADVERVASPALLVHPARVRENVARMVRIAGGPARLRPHVKTHKLPQVVGMQLAAGITKFKAATIAEAEMTAAAGAPDVLLAYQPVGPNVDRLLTLAAAYPDTTFAAVADDETAIGALSKAAQASGRTVRVFLDLDCGMHRTGIEPGPRAAELYRLIASQPGLSAAGFHAYDGHLHDRDLATRTANCDAAFAPIRRLRQELEADGLAVPSIVAGGTPTFPIHAAHTDVECSPGTSLFWDWGYTTKLPDMDFLPAALVVTRVVSRPGGTRLCLDLGHKAIASENPHPRVHLFGIEDARAVGHSEEHLVIETARAAELPVGAVVYGLPVHICPTVALYSEAVVVEDGRAVDRWPIAARARRLSV; translated from the coding sequence ATGCCGCGGCCCTGGTACGCGATGGCGGACGTCGAGCGCGTCGCCTCGCCCGCCCTGCTCGTGCATCCCGCGCGCGTCCGGGAGAACGTGGCGCGCATGGTCCGCATCGCCGGCGGCCCGGCGCGCCTCCGGCCGCACGTCAAGACGCACAAGCTCCCGCAAGTGGTCGGCATGCAGCTCGCGGCCGGGATCACGAAGTTCAAGGCCGCGACGATCGCCGAGGCCGAGATGACGGCGGCGGCCGGCGCGCCCGACGTCCTGCTCGCGTATCAGCCGGTCGGGCCGAACGTCGACAGGCTCCTCACTCTTGCCGCGGCGTATCCGGACACGACGTTTGCGGCGGTGGCCGACGACGAGACGGCAATCGGCGCGTTGTCGAAGGCGGCGCAGGCATCGGGGCGGACCGTGCGCGTGTTCCTCGATCTCGATTGCGGCATGCACCGGACCGGCATCGAGCCGGGGCCGCGCGCCGCCGAGCTGTACCGGCTCATCGCGTCGCAGCCTGGTCTCTCGGCGGCGGGATTCCACGCCTACGACGGCCACCTGCACGATCGCGATCTCGCCACGCGCACCGCCAACTGTGACGCGGCGTTCGCGCCGATCCGCCGGCTGCGGCAGGAGCTCGAGGCCGATGGTCTCGCCGTGCCGTCGATCGTCGCGGGCGGCACGCCGACCTTCCCGATCCACGCCGCGCACACCGACGTGGAGTGCAGCCCGGGAACGTCGCTGTTCTGGGACTGGGGCTACACGACGAAGCTGCCCGACATGGACTTCCTGCCCGCCGCGCTCGTCGTAACGCGCGTCGTCAGCAGACCGGGCGGCACGAGGCTCTGTCTCGATCTCGGTCACAAGGCGATTGCGTCCGAGAACCCTCACCCGCGCGTCCACCTCTTCGGCATCGAGGACGCGCGCGCCGTGGGCCACAGCGAGGAGCACCTCGTCATCGAAACGGCGCGGGCGGCGGAGCTGCCCGTCGGCGCCGTGGTCTACGGCCTGCCGGTCCACATCTGCCCGACGGTCGCGCTGTACAGCGAAGCCGTCGTCGTCGAGGACGGGCGGGCCGTCGATCGCTGGCCGATCGCCGCGCGCGCCCGTCGCCTCTCCGTCTGA
- a CDS encoding RidA family protein, with protein sequence MSADARLAELKLDLPPAPKPLAVYRPVVVAGAMAYVSGHGPVRSDGSLIVGRVGESMDLEAGALAARQVGLAILSSLRAHLGSLDRVVRVIKVLGMVNCTAGFLDHPKVINGCSELFADVFGREHGIGARSAVGMGSLPGGIAVEIEAIFEVR encoded by the coding sequence ATGAGTGCGGATGCCCGTCTTGCAGAATTGAAACTGGACCTTCCGCCGGCGCCGAAGCCGCTCGCCGTGTATCGGCCCGTTGTCGTCGCCGGCGCCATGGCGTACGTGTCGGGCCACGGTCCGGTCAGATCGGACGGCTCGTTGATCGTCGGGCGCGTCGGCGAGTCGATGGACCTCGAGGCCGGCGCGCTGGCGGCGCGGCAGGTTGGGCTCGCCATCCTGTCGAGCCTGCGCGCCCATCTGGGATCGCTCGATCGCGTGGTGCGGGTGATCAAGGTGCTCGGCATGGTGAACTGCACGGCCGGCTTCCTCGATCATCCGAAAGTCATCAACGGCTGCAGCGAGCTCTTCGCCGACGTGTTCGGACGTGAGCACGGCATCGGCGCGCGGAGCGCCGTCGGGATGGGCTCGCTTCCGGGCGGCATCGCCGTCGAGATCGAAGCGATCTTCGAGGTGCGCTGA
- a CDS encoding adenylate kinase: MPSTNIILMGPPGSGKGTQAVRIAQRYHVPIISTGDILRATARSGSALGLELRAIMASGGLVSDGMMVDLVRERLQRSDATAGFILDGFPRTVGQAGALAEMLGGRPVVAVVLEVPDQDLEARLDSRRICLKCRAVYHSGTRLGSEAETCARCGVALIKRDDDNLEVIRTRLQTYHRDTEPVLAYYAERGALVTIDGSPAPDAVTRAIIRAIDARRQVFLPDPGAPRPHASKNVRRS, from the coding sequence ATGCCGTCCACGAACATCATCCTCATGGGGCCGCCCGGATCGGGCAAGGGGACGCAGGCGGTCCGCATCGCCCAGCGGTACCACGTGCCGATCATCTCCACCGGCGACATCCTGCGCGCCACGGCGCGATCGGGCTCCGCGCTCGGCCTCGAGTTGCGCGCCATCATGGCGTCGGGCGGTCTGGTCAGCGACGGGATGATGGTGGATCTCGTGCGCGAGCGCCTGCAGCGATCCGACGCCACGGCGGGCTTCATCCTCGACGGGTTCCCGCGCACGGTGGGACAGGCCGGGGCCCTCGCCGAGATGCTGGGCGGCCGGCCGGTGGTCGCGGTCGTGCTCGAGGTGCCCGATCAGGATCTCGAAGCGCGGCTCGACTCGCGCCGGATCTGCTTGAAGTGCCGGGCCGTGTACCACAGCGGCACGCGGCTCGGATCGGAAGCGGAAACCTGCGCGCGCTGCGGCGTCGCGCTCATCAAGCGCGACGACGACAACCTCGAGGTCATCCGGACGCGGCTGCAGACGTACCACCGAGACACCGAGCCGGTGCTCGCCTACTACGCCGAGCGCGGCGCGCTCGTGACCATCGACGGCTCCCCCGCGCCCGACGCCGTGACACGGGCGATCATCCGAGCCATCGACGCGCGCCGTCAGGTGTTCCTGCCGGATCCCGGCGCGCCCCGCCCGCACGCCTCCAAGAACGTCCGCCGGTCATGA
- a CDS encoding sodium:solute symporter produces the protein MRLADWIVLGGALAYVVLFGLWRSRRTNTVNKYLLAGRSMPWHVVGLSIMATQASAITFVSTTGQSYVDGMRFVQFYFGLPIAMAILAYTAVPIFHRARVYTAYEYLEQRFDTRTRALVSAIFLIQRGLALGISLYAPAVVLTVILGWPDWLTTCLMGGIAIAYATVGGAKAIAWTDFQQMLVMVAGLVAAFMTAVWLLPPHVSFANAVGLAEVAGRLNVITTTVDWNDRYNLWSGLIGGAFLAMAYFGTDQSQVQRYLTGRSIAESRRGLFFNAAAKIPMQLFILFIGAMVFVFYVYEKPPVLFQPTELARVEQPALRDAYTPIAERYDTAFADRRAAADKLIDARRSGNALAFDNGRQAYDDAQRQLDAARRDAAALAVEHGGSRSSDTNYIFLTFVTQHLPAGLVGLVLAVIFGATMSSISGEMSALASVSMIDVYKRHVRSEASDHHYLTVSRLATVFWGLYAMASAQYAKRLGSLVEAVNVLGSLFYGTMLGVFVVAFFFKRVNARSAFVGALAGQAAIFACWYFTSIAFLWYNVIGCVVVVATATMLSAVGTPEKVKA, from the coding sequence ATGAGGCTGGCCGACTGGATCGTGCTCGGCGGCGCGCTCGCGTACGTCGTGCTCTTCGGGCTCTGGCGCAGCCGCCGTACCAACACCGTCAACAAGTACCTGCTCGCCGGCCGCAGCATGCCGTGGCACGTCGTCGGCCTGTCGATCATGGCCACGCAGGCGAGCGCCATCACGTTCGTGTCGACGACCGGCCAGTCGTACGTGGACGGCATGCGGTTCGTCCAGTTCTACTTCGGCCTGCCGATCGCCATGGCCATCCTGGCCTACACCGCGGTGCCGATCTTCCACCGCGCGCGCGTCTACACGGCCTACGAGTACCTCGAACAGCGGTTCGACACGAGGACCCGCGCCCTCGTGAGCGCCATCTTCCTGATCCAGCGCGGCCTGGCGCTCGGCATCTCGCTCTACGCGCCGGCCGTCGTGCTCACCGTCATCCTCGGATGGCCCGACTGGCTGACGACCTGCCTGATGGGCGGCATCGCGATCGCGTACGCCACCGTCGGCGGCGCGAAGGCGATCGCCTGGACCGACTTCCAACAGATGCTCGTCATGGTGGCCGGGCTCGTCGCGGCGTTCATGACCGCGGTCTGGCTGCTGCCGCCGCACGTCTCGTTCGCCAACGCCGTCGGCCTGGCCGAGGTCGCGGGCCGGCTGAACGTCATCACGACGACCGTCGACTGGAACGACCGCTACAACCTGTGGAGCGGGCTCATCGGCGGCGCGTTCCTGGCCATGGCCTACTTCGGCACCGATCAGTCGCAGGTGCAGCGCTACCTGACCGGCCGCTCGATCGCGGAGAGCCGGCGCGGCCTCTTCTTCAACGCCGCCGCCAAGATTCCGATGCAACTGTTCATCCTGTTCATCGGGGCGATGGTGTTCGTCTTCTACGTCTACGAGAAGCCGCCCGTGCTCTTCCAGCCGACGGAACTGGCGCGCGTCGAACAGCCCGCGCTGCGGGACGCGTACACGCCGATCGCCGAACGGTACGACACGGCCTTCGCCGACCGGCGTGCGGCCGCCGACAAGCTGATCGATGCCCGCCGATCGGGCAACGCCCTCGCGTTCGACAACGGCCGGCAGGCCTACGACGACGCGCAGCGCCAGCTCGACGCGGCGCGCCGCGACGCCGCGGCCCTCGCCGTCGAGCACGGCGGCAGCCGCAGCAGCGACACGAACTACATCTTCCTGACGTTCGTCACGCAGCACCTGCCGGCCGGCCTCGTCGGTCTCGTGCTCGCCGTCATCTTCGGCGCGACGATGTCGTCGATCTCGGGCGAGATGAGCGCGCTCGCCTCGGTGAGCATGATCGACGTCTACAAGCGGCACGTGCGGTCCGAGGCCTCCGATCATCACTACCTGACGGTGTCGCGGCTGGCCACCGTCTTCTGGGGCCTCTACGCGATGGCGAGCGCCCAGTACGCCAAACGCCTCGGCTCGCTCGTCGAGGCGGTCAACGTGCTCGGCTCGCTCTTCTACGGGACGATGCTCGGCGTGTTCGTGGTCGCCTTCTTCTTCAAGCGCGTCAACGCGCGGAGCGCGTTCGTGGGCGCGCTGGCCGGCCAGGCCGCCATCTTCGCGTGCTGGTATTTCACCAGCATCGCGTTCCTCTGGTACAACGTGATCGGCTGCGTCGTCGTCGTCGCGACGGCGACGATGCTGTCGGCCGTCGGCACGCCTGAGAAGGTCAAGGCATGA